In the genome of Candidatus Margulisiibacteriota bacterium, the window TCCTTAAAGTCCGTCCGGTGGTGGCATAATGCCTGAGTGCCCTGTTTCTAAACGGCTTGATATTGTGGGTCAGTGCGGCGATTATTCTGAGTGTGAATTGTGTGATACTTTGCCGCGCTCTATTCCGGTTAGTCAAGTTCCAAAAGAGAACCTGTATAAGGGTGTGTGTATGGACGATTTTGTTGACCTGGATATTGCTCATTATTTGAGGTCGCATAAATGACCCCTGCCGAAATTTCAAATTACATCAATTCAAGGCGCAGGACTGCGAGCGAGCTTGAAATGATAGCCAGAGATGCAGAAAATGCCCGGGCGCGTGCAGTGAGCAGGGAACTTGAACGAAATTTCAGTCTGGCTGTGAGGGTAAGAGCTAGGAATGCTTAGAGGAAGGGAAAATAATGGCAGATAAATGTGATAGAGTTGAAAAATATCCAAATGGTATGATTGTGTCCGTAGAGCGAGCTATCAAGAGTGGGGACTTTCAGATTGCTCAGTACGCATGTAAGGGGTGTAGGCTTGGATGTTCTATTCGTGAAGAGGATGAATATTAATGTGTCTTGAATCCTGTCACGAATGTCAGGAACTATGCTGGGAAGTCAAAGTAAAAACCACGCTTCCAAGTTATCAAACAAGGTTTTTATTAGTAGAGAATGAAAAAGAGCCTTCTATCTCTCTTCCTATTCAAGATTTACCTGTGCCAGCAGATTTGGCTGTACCTTCTGTTTCTGCTGGCGCTCCTTTTCATTATGAAAAGCCCTGGTATGCGGTAGGGGATTGAAATGGAATCTGTTTTAACACAAAAAACAAAGTTTTCAGGTGGGAATAATTATTTATTTTATAATGTTGGAGTAAGGGAAGGAAAAGTAATTTATAAAGTAAATCCTAAATTTTTAAGGTTTTTTAGAGGGGATTGAAATGGACTTTGTTTTTCTTGAATCTGAAGATATTCAGGCATTTGCTAAGGATGGGGAAGTTTTTATCAATCTGACTGCTATGAAATACGACGTGCAGCTATATAATGACAAAAATGGAAAAAGCTTTGATGATACTGATTTGTTCTTTTTGTGTGCAGATCTGAAAGGTTTAGAAATTCATGAAATGGGGCATATTTTCAATCCTGATCCTAAAATCTGTACAGAAGAGTCACATCATAATATTATTAATCTGTGTATGTGGTGCTATTTTACTCATTTTTATATGGGACGCTATGAACATAATTTTTATAAAAAGTCGACTATAAACTATTATTCAAAACCAAAGATAATTTCATCTGATCAGTCTCTTGAAAATATCATTTATGGTTTCGTACGCAAGGTAACCGATATCGACTTTCGTGGATATCAGATGAATGTCTGCATCCAGCGCGTTCACCTGCAGACAGGAATATCTAAAGAGACTATTTTTAAGGAAGTTATGAAAATGATATCACAAGGGCTTCTCTTCCGCTCTTCTGTTGAGGGTGGAGTATTCCTGCGTCCTCCTTCTGCTGTTACTGCTATTGCCGATGTTTTGAAAAAGAAGGTGTTGACATGAGTAAAAAGAAAGATGTTAAAAAACCAAAAGAATCAAAAAAATTAGATGCTGCTTTTGTAAAAGCGGTAAAGGTAGCTGCAAGCCAGTCAAAAGAGATGGATATCTCCCTGATAGATCTGACTGGCTGGAACCCTCGCGGTGAAGATTCATATAAGGATGAGGCTTTTGGTGAGCTCAAGCAGAGCATGAAGGAAAATGGTTTCTTCAAGCATGAACCTCTTCTGGTCAGAGCTGTAGGTGATCGCTACCAGCTCATAGCTGGCCATAGAAGGCTTAGAGCTGCTCAGGACCTTAATTTTAAGTTCGTGCCTGTGTCTATTCAGTATGTAAATGATCAGGATGCAAAACTCTTGATCTTTCTGGATAATCTACATCGCAAGGATTTCTCTCCTCTGGAAGAAGCTGCAGGAATCAAGCAGGTCCTTGACGATGGCGCCGTAACTCAGACAGAGCTTGCCAAGAAGATGGGAATGAGCCAGGCGTATGTAGCCAATCGTCTCAGGCTGCTTGAGGCTCCGGAAGAATTGAAGGCTATGATTATTTCGCAAGAAATAACTCCGAGTCATGTTAATGTCCTGTTGTCTTTCATTGGATATTCTGTTTTTGAGGATATGATCACTAATTTGAAAGAAGTCCTTTTTGATGGTCCTGTTACAGTGAAGGACCTTGAAGATGATATTGTTTGGGGGACGTTGAGGAGTTCAGAAGCCGCTCTAAACTTAGATGATTTTTCATATGAGATTAAGAAATTTCGGGATTTCTTTGATTTTGGTCTCTGTCCAGACTGTAATGATTTCAGGCAGGTACTAAGCTACAAAGATGAAAAGAACCGGGTGTGTATCAATCAGAATTGTTGGTCCGTAAAGCTTGCTGCAGCACAGAAAGCATATGAGCTCGCTGAAGATAAAAAAGCTCGTAATCTCCTGAATAAAGACAAAGTCGATATTTCTAAAATGAGTTATGGGACCTATATGGTCCTTAAAAATGCAAGCTGGGACCAAACAGCCTGTACTTCATGTGATAAATGCAAGAAGGATAAAGATAAGGAACTGATTTGTCTCGATGTGAAGTGCTTTGACAAAAAGGAAAAAGTTTGGAACACAGAAAAGCAAAGGCTGCTAGAAGTAGCTGAAGAAGTAGCTGAAGAAGAAGCCTGGTTAATTTGTGACCATAAACTGGAATGTCTTGTTGCTATTGATATCAAGGTACTGAGATCGATAGTTTTGAGATTAGCCGAGGGTCCCCTTGCCTCCATAGCTGAAGAAGGTTTGAAATTGTGGGATGGAGCAACAGACGAAGAAGGAAATGTCGATATCTCAAAGATTCCGGATGATGACATTCCCAAAGCATTAATTCGTCTTATTGTTGCAGAGAACTTTGAATGTGGTGATCCGACTGTGGAAGCTATGGATAAGTTCTTGGAAGAATTGGGGGTTTGATGTTCATCAATTCAGATGATGGGATGAAAGGAGGTGAATAGAATGGAAAAATCACAGCCAAGGCCAAGGCCTAATATAGATAATACAAAGCCGGGTGGTCCTTTAGGAGCTGAGCCAAAGAAAGATCCTTCTTTCTCGGTAGATGGTATTTTCGTTGTCCTTGGGACAGAAACACCAGGAAAGAATGGCGGTGCTTCTTATGAAGCCCAGGTTGGCTTTAAGATAGACAATTCGGGAGATCCAAAAAAGGACTGGGTAAGGTTCTCGTATGTCACGTTCCGGAAGATAATAGCCGGGAT includes:
- a CDS encoding ParB/RepB/Spo0J family partition protein, with protein sequence MSKKKDVKKPKESKKLDAAFVKAVKVAASQSKEMDISLIDLTGWNPRGEDSYKDEAFGELKQSMKENGFFKHEPLLVRAVGDRYQLIAGHRRLRAAQDLNFKFVPVSIQYVNDQDAKLLIFLDNLHRKDFSPLEEAAGIKQVLDDGAVTQTELAKKMGMSQAYVANRLRLLEAPEELKAMIISQEITPSHVNVLLSFIGYSVFEDMITNLKEVLFDGPVTVKDLEDDIVWGTLRSSEAALNLDDFSYEIKKFRDFFDFGLCPDCNDFRQVLSYKDEKNRVCINQNCWSVKLAAAQKAYELAEDKKARNLLNKDKVDISKMSYGTYMVLKNASWDQTACTSCDKCKKDKDKELICLDVKCFDKKEKVWNTEKQRLLEVAEEVAEEEAWLICDHKLECLVAIDIKVLRSIVLRLAEGPLASIAEEGLKLWDGATDEEGNVDISKIPDDDIPKALIRLIVAENFECGDPTVEAMDKFLEELGV